The Cannabis sativa cultivar Pink pepper isolate KNU-18-1 chromosome 8, ASM2916894v1, whole genome shotgun sequence genomic interval GAGATGTTTTTACTCTGGTCGGCTAATTAGATATTGTCCATGTGGTTTTTATTTTGTCTAGATGTTCACCACCCTCTTCCCTTTTACAAAGATGAACCCACGCGACTACTGGGAGGTGAACACTGGATGGACACAAATTTCCTCAGCCTTCTCTACAAGGATTAGCCCATACTCCGGGCAAGTAGTTCATCATCTAGTGATTCTCCGGCCATATCATCAGGTAGTTATTCTGACTTGGAAGTCAGTAGTGGTTTTCTTGAACCATAAATACAACACCACCACAATTCTAAACTGGTCAAAGGAGAGATCTATGGTCGGTTCATTTGGAAACTAAATCGAGGTTGGAGGAAATTTCTTCCAACTTCTTGGACATATATTGTCTGGAAAGGTGTCCTGGACACCCTACGAGAGGGACGTAGACCGTCCTTAGTGAAAAAACCATCTCAAGCTGAGGTTGTTGTCACTGTTGTACGGTATACCGGCCAGGATCCAAACTTGGCCAGGACAAAATAAACTTACCGTGCATTGCCTTCAATCAATCCCCATATTAACATTGTTGAACTCAACTGTTTGCTACTGGTGAAAATTTGAACCCACCTACTCCTTTTGACATTCCAGAGCTTTGAAgctcttcttttattttctgcACATCCTTAAAGGCCATTAAGTTCAAGACATATAGCCAGGGAGGTGGCTTTTAAACCTGGCTTTATTCTCTGTTAAGATATATGGCTGGTCGGACAACCTTTAACCCCAGACTTATTTCCTTTTATGCTTAACAAAGCTACTTATTTGCACATACTTAGCTTTTTTCCATTAACTTTGCTTTAAATTTGTTATCTTAAGTATTTTCACTGTCTTTGTCTAATGTTGTGCACATGTAGGTGCCTCCCAAGTGATCGAGCAGACTTATGGTCTTTTGGTCACTTACAATTAACCAAGCTCTTTGCCTGTATATCCAGTTTCCTGAGCGAACCTATTTCCATGCATGTTtagacataatattaattttaatgagTCAATTATTAGTAAGTTATTTGACACAATTTGAGtgaaaaaaatcacttttattcatttattagtCTTACAAATGTGTGTCGCTGGaaacataaatatattaaataaaagctTAAATGTTGAAAGATTGATTTTAGATCATCAATATTGAATCACTTCTGCACGACATACCGTGTAGAAGCCATCACTTAAGAGTGATGTGTTACAAGAAGTTATCGAATTCCTAGACGGCATACCGCCCAAGAACCACTATTTAAGAGCAGCGTTTTTTCAAAAAAAGGCTTACTAGTAGTACTTTCTGAGATGTTCTCCGTTCCAATATTTTGGTAACAGAATTAGTTCCGTTTTCTTAATCTACTAACCAAGTTTATACGCACCTAAACTTGTGATATCTGTAACTTGGTACGGTCCTTCGCAGTTTGGGCCAAGTACTCCTACTACAGGATCTTTGGTGTTAAGAAATACTCTTAGAAGTACCATATCTTccataaaaaaatttctatccTTGATAACTTGTTAAAGTATCTGGCTATCTTGTGTTTGTAGGCTTGTAACTTCAAGTTGGTCTAATCTCTTTTTCCTTCGATTTCGTCAAGGGATTCTATTAGCACGGTGTGGTTTACGTACTTCTTGGTCATAGGATATCCTTCTGTGAGACGGTGGTTCTAATTCGACGGGCAGCATTACTTCATAGTCATAAGCTAATGGAAAAAGGTATCTTCTGCCTGGTGGCTGTCCTCTCGATGGTCCTATAAGACCAAAGTACTTCTGGAATTTGTTCGGGCCAGTTTTTCTTTGCTTCTTCAAGATACTTTTTTAGTGTGTCTTTGAGGATTTTATTTATGGCTTTCACTTGCCTATTTTCTTGTGGGTGAGCaactgcggagaagcttttaatAATATCATGTCGATTATAAAAGTCAGTGAACATATCGCTATCAAATTGCTTACTATTGTctgatataattttttatgggaGATTGTATCGATAAATAATGTTTTTAACAACAAATCTAAGACCTTCTTAGAAGTTATAGTGGCTAATGGTTCAGCTTCAGTCCATTTTTTAAAATCAACTACCAACCAATTCAAGTTCTTGTTTAGTCCAATTCTTGAATGTTAATGGATTTCTCCATCAGTGTCAAATAGAAAAAACTGTCCTTTAATTAATTAGGTGAGAAAAGACAGAGAATTGACAAGAGGAAGAAGTGTCCTCGAACTTTTTCATATAAAAATGGATGCCAACGCTTAGGAATAGATTTAAGAAATATAATAGATTTAGGAAATATCTTGACTTaccatatttgaaaaaaatctaaatttccATTAGACTGATAATTTTGTGAAAGTGACTTTAGAAATATTTGATTAATATTTTTCGAAAGAgagaaatatttaaataactaaagTCAAATATTTACAAGCAATGGATGACATCAAAGAGCTCCTCACTGATGGCCTAAGTTGCTTCgagtttttttcccttttttttccCAAGCATACATAGTTAATAATTATGTCCTATGGATATTGCtagtacttttaaaatttagggGAAGTAGCATGTTTTGCAGAGACTAGAGAATATAATACAAACCAAAACAAGAGATATTCCCATATCATGTTGTTCCTTCAACTATACCAACCTAGAAAATTTGCTCAACTTCTATAATACAAGTTCGGTGATACATCAAATAGTAGAATCTAATTCAATCCTTGGCTGATTCATATATCACAACTAGATCTCCTCACAATTATTCAAGGGGTGACCTAGACATTCAAATCCATAATCCATTTCTATACAATCTCTCATCTCTATGTCTTCATGTCATTGAAATTACTAATTCTCAAAATCATCATCTTTTATGGCTTCCAAAGAGGTCAGTCACTCCAAAAGCTACGTACTTACTTACTGGTACAACAGATTGTAAGCCGGTAAGTCTTGTACTCTGTGTACATCTTCTAAAGAAAGCTCTCTTTCCAATTGCGTTCGCGTGACTTGTAGAACCTCCTGAAAGTATTTGAAAACAAAGAACAGAATTAAGCCAAATATGTAatgataaattcaactcaatTTTCTGTGTTCATATGGGAAAGGAGAGATAGAGATGAAGATTACATTGAACTCCATGTAGGAAGCATGCATAGCCAGCCACTGAGCGTCCATCATTTCAAATGCTAAACAATATAGCACATCAAATGCTTCCTCATCTTCTGCAATTGTTGATTAAGAGCACAAACTTTTTAGCGACAGGAATTCAAACGTTCTAGACTAGAGCACAATGgggttttttctttgtttttgcttttttttACCTCCTAATAATTTCATGAAATTGATTCCTGGAATGCATTTTGGCTTTGCTGTAAAACAGACAGGAAAAGAGTGAAGTTTCAGAGCAACAAACACTCATTATTCTTTTGGAGAAAAAATAGAGCAAATGGAGAAATGAATTGGTAATATGAACTAAATGATCATGTTGACTAACACTTTCTTGGTACCACATTGTACCTGAGTATAAATCCAGCATCTGAATCAACATAAATGATACATTTATTCCCGCAACAGCGAATGGATACTCCCATGTTGCTCGCTTCCCATCTTGCTTTAATAATAACCTACGAAAAGATGCCTTGATTTTGAATTTTACACAATCAGTAATAATTCATTCTTTTTACTAATTGAGTAactagaaagaaaaatatcataTACTGAGGAGCTTAAACACCTATGATTTTTACTAAACTTCACTTTGAAAATGATTTGGGCTAATTACCGGATAAGTCCTGGCGAAAAATAGCAGATTCTCAAGGGAAATATATCCGCAACCCCTACGTAGACCAATTCACTGTGAGAAAAAGATACCTCTCAAATGAAAATCaagtataaatttaaaaatgaaacaGTGCTCAAACTAAAAAAGAACAATAgaatctttttcttctttttttcagaACATATtcatctcttcctcttgaatgaAGTCAATACTAGATCTTTAGGTATGTCAATACAAAAACTCGTAAAACCAAAGTCTTCAACATGATAAGAAAAATGTATTGAAGTTAAAATAGAAAAGGAACATGTGTAATGTGATGAATGCATATCTTCATCCTTCACCCTATGCATACATGCTAGCACAAACTACACATACACACTGATTCTGAAGACAATGTATGCAAAAAAGCATAAGGCTCAACCTTTCACAAACAAGCATTCCATGTGTGGGAAAGAATTGTACCTAAAGTCAGTGGATGGATTAGGACCTTGCCACCCCATCTCTTTCCATTGCTCCGAGATCAAACCCTTCAGAGTAATATCAGGAAAGGCAGCAAGCCACAGTGTTCTTAAAGCTTCCTGGGTACATATAGAACAAGATCTTTGATCAGACaaagaaattttataaacaaataattatttttatttttaacaccAAGGAGAAACAAATCATTGTAAATATACAAGACAAATATGTAGAAATTCACATCCATGTCACCTTCAATGAAGATATACAGAATTTACAAGAAAATAGTAAAAAACAATTTGTATAGTGATAATGCCTGAAAGTAATATCCAAAACATTAAATTATCAAACTTAAACCAATGCTTAAAACATAATTacttattaaaagaaaaagagcaCACACTAGTGAAGACATACTTGATGATCAGGACGAGTCTCGTCAAATGGAACTTGTAATCGCTCTTGAAGCCTTTGAAGTCTTTGTTCCTAGTAAGAAGAATATAGGTCAGGCTATGCACTTTCTTGTAGTATGACGACACTCAATAGTAAACAAAAGTTTAAGCAGTGCcctttgaaaaaatttaaaagaaaaaaaaggccATCCAACAACAGAAGCAAAAGTAATAGCCAACTTGAAGGTGTTTGTTTTTTTACTACCTGAAGAGGGCTCAACCTGTAGTCGAGGTACTTCTCACGCTTATTGCCTGACCGGCTAAATAGTCCTCCAATCCATGACCTCGGTCCGCCCATAACATTTGCTGCaaaaaagtaaacaaagatCAGTGAAATAAAAGAATttacaaatatatttcaaaGCCAGGTAGTATAGAAGGAACATGGTCAGTGCAGCATTACTTGCATGAGATACAAACAGAAAACTTCTcattatgatcctaatttgctTCAACCTGTATAGACCAAGACATAGGACAGCTGTAGGAGCAGAAGGTCCATTTTCCTTTCGAAATCAAATTTCatgaagagaaaaagaaagaaagaaaaaaagtgagATCAAACACACAAACATCATCAGGGAAAATGGAAAACGAAACAAATGAAAATAGAAACAGACCATAGTTTGCCTGTccattatatattattacaaaataatctACTGAACTTAATCTCCCTTCTAAAAACCTAACACTCCAGATAATGAACTAGAAAAGTAGCAATATAATATGCATTCTACACAGTTCACATCAGCACAACATTTTTGTAAACAAACTGTTGATGATGACAAGATCCCATAAGCATGGTTGAATATTCAACCCCAAAACATGTAACCATAAGAGCACAAACTTATACAAGTGATGCTAGGTGAAAATTAAGTTACCAAGAAGTAAAAGCTTTGTTAAAATATGGAGTTGAATGATTACAATTGACTTATGAGTATTAACAACCGCAACTAATTcatgtaatattaatctaaAGTAAAAGTCAAACATCTATGGTGCCTTTATGAAACATGGCATAAAGAAGTGTAATATTAATTAGTTTAGCCTAAAAGTGTGGGAGCAAAAATAAACACAGATGTTTTACTCACTAAAACATTGAGCTAATTGCGCTATTACGTGAGTGGAATCATGTGACCACTCCAACTCCTCATCTCCCTTCTTTTGTCTCCAGTAAGTTTCATCCTCGTCAACCTacaataaaatttcaaaaataagtgTCATTTATCCTCAATCATGGCCTAGATCACTCCTTATGAATTGCAGGGTAAACAGGGAAAACAATACAAAGATTAATATAAACATATTTCCTCAATTAAAACCAAGTAATCACAATACACTAAtatggaaaaaagaaaaaacaaaaacagcACTAATAGTGAAAACTCTGaacaagaaaatataaaaatgtggATTCTTTAGAATAACAGTCGTGTCACAAGAAAAGGAATGAGGCAAGAGCAACTTTGAGAAGTTCTAACATGTAATCAGTAGCATTATATAAGAAGAGAgggagaaaagaaaagaaaaatgtatTTGGAGTTTACTCTGTGATGGGAAGAGCAAGAAGGAAAGCATTGCCTCCGCCTTCTTAATCTCATGGGGTGAAAAGGGACCAaactcataaaaataaaaaactgagAATATTTCACTCTTTTTAACCGAAAGTAAAGAAAGGTATAAGACAAAAAGTATTTTGATGACATGGGTCACAAATGATTGCACCCATCTTCATGCTTTGCCCAATTGTTCAAGCTTACATCATTCAAAGTCTCTTAACTTTTCTCACCACCACGTACTATAATTGAGTAATGGTGAAAACCCAGATATGCCCACAAGCCATTATGGTGGAAACTTTTAAATGAGATAGATAagattatatgtatatgtatatactgtAGAAATAACCAATAGTCAAACACTCGTAAAGGGAAAAAGGCAAAACATGTTAGAGCATGACAATGATACATAAGCCAAATGTAACAAAGTGATGAACCAACCAGACATAAACAATAAAAAGAGCAAAACATAAAAGTACCAGCTATGGCATCTGAGGAGACATGGTAGAGGTGGTGGCGGTGGTTTTCACCGTGAAGATGATGTCAGGGTGGGGCCCTCTTGGAGAAAGTAGTACTGAAGTGGGACCAGGATTGGTACGGATCTCGAGAAAAAggtggaagaagaagaagaaggagaagaaaaagaaaaagaatgacATTGTGTTTAGGGGGAAGTGAAGAAAGATTTTTGCATAGGAACACATCACAAGCAACACGCCGTTTTTGGGGATGTAGAGAAAGTGGTTTATGAGGCTGGTCTTGTCTCTCTCTGAGCCTATCTTACTCAAACCTCTCACATTCCTATAAACAAGCCTATGTCCTAGCTCTCCCCTTCTTTCTGTAATCTTTTTCCCAGCCAAAAATAGATTAATGTGTGGTTAATCTATTTTAAAACATCACTCTTAATATTTGCTAGTAccccaataataataaaaaaaaaaaattttaaaaacatcacttttaatttttttctattttctttctttttttttattttttttaattatttttattaatatcaataattatttaaattttattttcatacttttttttacaacatttatatatattttttttattttttaatataatttcatataattttttattttaattttattatctcaataattaaaatagtttttttttttttttacatttttacagaattccatacaacctaaatcgcaaccaaaatatatatagcaacccacatagaaaccACCAGATAAACTACCGAAATAACTCAGATTAtaaattcttaaaaaattaaaaaataatatatgagataattctcaaaaataattgtataaataaaaagtatatattttataacaaataaaattcattaaaataagGTGTCAGCAAATAAAATTCCATAACAATTGTAACAATTAAATGgactttctttgtttttttttttttttaaaaaacaaattatattgACTTTTGATTTCAAAATAAGGACGTATGGGGCAAAACctctaaattattttaaattgttaCACATATGACtcaaataggaaaaaaaaaagtggtgcAGAGTCGCTTTCATtacaatttcattattttaaataattatcatccacacataattaaaaatttaaataaatccaaacataattaaaaacttaaataaattcacacataactaaaattaatttaaactaattattattgtCTTCATCAAGCACATTATCTAAAAAATCTGAACCAGTGGTGTTCAAGTTTCGATGAATTGTTTGCGCATTGTCCTGAGCTTGCGATACTAGCGGTGAAGGGTAATATGGTTGCTGGGAAGATAAAATCTCCACAAATTGTCGAGTTTGTGATTGTTGTGGTAAATTCGGAGATTATTGTTGTTGCGAAACATTTGGAGATTGTTGCTGTGGCGAAAAATTCAATGATTGTTGCTGAAATtgaccaaaaaaaatatatgaattttgtACACTAAAatattatgctattttatgaaatattattcataaatttatttatttatgaatttatatttataatttatttatgaacAATTAATATACAATACTATTAAATAAACTCATTTTATTtctctaaaataaatttattataataattaattatacaagtattcaatttatttttaaataaatatatcaatttaataattacataaatatatttacaaaaatagtttaattaacatattatttaaaaaaaaaattaaaagatataattaacttaatataaataattaaatttaagtttgttaaaaatattttttttctttaataaaaagGTTTTTTCTAACCATTctaaaatttgttaattattttattaattaaataataattatttatataaattatattaatttatgatttacataatttttttaaaaaaatttactttttctttttataaataatcacacattttaaaaataataacaaaataacccgaaattcttaaaatatttaaatgcaaaatttttcttttcaaaaactcttattttaataaattatattaattttataattatattactttattaaaaaattttacctgttaattaagaataattatactaaatattcatttaattttatttatttataattaaaaattttaaactaaactttttaattttttttttactaaaatcttACTAAATACAAAATTGAAGTTATTTTAATCAGACAAATAATCATAACTAAAACAACGTAACATTATactaaataactaaaataaaaatacaataacaattaatttcaaacaataatccaactattagaaatatttaacaagataaattatatttatattatatataaacatatatatttatatataatacatttcAGATTTATAAACGAACAATATTTTACTCAAATTTTTCAGATTTATAtcacaattataataaatattaatcaaaATATTAACTACAATTTATACAgaactaaaaaaaaacatactttacacaaataaaaatttgtaattACATTAAAAACAGAAcaaaaatatttctaaaatttctaaacatttcaaaaaattatattatagtatatatatttgtatatataaacacataaaacACATACATTTTTAGTGAGGGACCGGAGGTGGAGGCGAAGACACAGTTGGAGGCAAAGACACAGGCGAAGGCAGAGACGCGTCACTGGCGCAGTGGGGTAGACGGAACCTCTCCTTCGAATTTTTCAGAGAGGAAAGAAATGGGAaaacaaaaattagaaaaaaaaatgaaagggaAAAAATAGTGGTACAGGGGGTGTGAGGATTTAAATAGAGAAACAATCAGTGGGGGTCCGCCGGTAATAAGGGGTCTCGCCAGTAATACAATAAATACTAATATTAAATTACTATTAGCAGCGGATCCCCGCTGGTATAGATCCACTGCTAATACCAATTTGAATAAATAAGCGGGAGTTTTCCCGCATTAATAGGCTCCCTTAATACCAGCGGTGGGGTCCGCCCCTAATAATGAGTTTTCCTTCGATATTgttctttttaaaatatatttttaattttttttttaaaaaaaaactaataccgGCGAGCCCCCTAAATCTGCCGGTAATAACCTCATTATTAGGGGCGGACCTTCCCCACCGGTAATAGGTCCGCCCCTAACAAGAACAATTGTTGTAGTGTATAATGACTTCAAGTGTTATTATGCATAATATGATAATAGAAGATGAACATGATCTAAATACACTACTTGAAGAGCTAGTAGAAGTGTCAAGTGTAGAAGTTGAGATGGTAGAATATGATAATGCTCAGTTTCAAGAATATCTAGCCagacataaaataattaaggaTAAGAAATCTCACATTGAGCTTCAAAATACATTAATCGAACACTTGTGGTGGGACAAATATAGTAActcacaaaattaatataatttaattacttTCAAGTATGTATTTTAGGtttaatttaatgtaatttCTTTCGTTATGAATGTAATGTTTCCTCTTtagtaatgtaatatttatgttattgcaatatgatattttaatttatcgGGTTTTGCTGATTTtatagtattattatttttaatttaattagtaagtttatttaaattattagttaaatataataattgtggtaatttttgttaattaatatgatagttttttttttattttattaaaaaattaatataataataagaaatattttttaatgtaattttttgtGTTGTAATTACAATAGAAATACTTTTTGATGCTAAATTTGATGGTACTGAGGCCAACTCCAATGGAACACTAAAATGCTAAATTTgttaaagttttagactaaaTTCATTCCAACCATACTCTAAAACTTATCCTATATATAACATTGTCTATAGTGTCTCACTAATATTAGTGTGACACTAGACTAcaccaaatatatttttattattttttaatatttaaataatatatttataagtaaagattttgtatatataatatttgtgtttacttataatataataaaataatataataataaaaaatataattttattagtataatttttagtgttgtgattgaaatagaaaaaaatacattgttaaaattttattatttttgggtTGATTTAATaccaaatttgatatttaattaacgTTGGAGATACCTGAAACAACAAATTTAGTGTGTGGTTAGTGATGCTCTAATTGGTCAATAATGACACCGCCGTTGAAGACGGACAATGGTCGTGTAATTATTTCTTTC includes:
- the LOC115698622 gene encoding uncharacterized protein LOC115698622 isoform X1 — its product is MSSKYFLSYTFLYFRLKRVKYSQFFIFMSLVPFHPMRLRRRRQCFPSCSSHHRVDEDETYWRQKKGDEELEWSHDSTHVIAQLAQCFTNVMGGPRSWIGGLFSRSGNKREKYLDYRLSPLQEQRLQRLQERLQVPFDETRPDHQEALRTLWLAAFPDITLKGLISEQWKEMGWQGPNPSTDFSELVYVGVADIFPLRICYFSPGLIRLLLKQDGKRATWEYPFAVAGINVSFMLIQMLDLYSAKPKCIPGINFMKLLGEDEEAFDVLYCLAFEMMDAQWLAMHASYMEFNEVLQVTRTQLERELSLEDVHRVQDLPAYNLLYQ
- the LOC115698622 gene encoding uncharacterized protein LOC115698622 isoform X2, with the protein product MSSKYFLSYTFLYFRLKRVKYSQFFIFMSLVPFHPMRLRRRRQCFPSCSSHHRVDEDETYWRQKKGDEELEWSHDSTHVIAQLAQCFTNVMGGPRSWIGGLFSRSGNKREKYLDYRLSPLQEQRLQRLQERLQVPFDETRPDHQEALRTLWLAAFPDITLKGLISEQWKEMGWQGPNPSTDFRGCGYISLENLLFFARTYPASFRRLLLKQDGKRATWEYPFAVAGINVSFMLIQMLDLYSAKPKCIPGINFMKLLGEDEEAFDVLYCLAFEMMDAQWLAMHASYMEFNEVLQVTRTQLERELSLEDVHRVQDLPAYNLLYQ